The Porites lutea chromosome 11, jaPorLute2.1, whole genome shotgun sequence genome includes a region encoding these proteins:
- the LOC140953119 gene encoding actin-related protein 2/3 complex subunit 3-like produces the protein MPAYHSSLQAPNSIGNMALLPINTKFKGPAPPGDGNNDIIDEAIYFFKANVFFKSYEIKSPADRVLIYLTLYISECLKKLQRCQSKVDGKKEMHSLAIANFTLPGDNGFPLNAMYQKPASKAEADSMRGYLTQLRQELGQRIIEAVFDPQTDKPSKWWMCFVKRKFMDKSLSAPGQ, from the exons ATGCCG GCGTATCATTCGTCATTACAAGCGCCTAATTCCATAGGCAACATGGCGCTTCTTCCTATCAACACGAAGTTCAAAGGGCCAGCTCCGCCTGGAG ATGGAAATAATGACATCATCGACGAAGCAATCTACTTCTTCAAGGCCAAcgtgttttttaaaagttatgaaaTCAAG tCTCCAGCGGACCGTGTTTTAATTTATCTGACACTTTACATCTCAGAATGCCTGAAGAAACTTCAAAGA tgtCAATCTAAAGTGGATGGGAAAAAAGAGATGCATTCATTAGCAATTGCCAACTTCACTCTTCCAGGAGATAATGGCTTTCCATTAAATGCAATGTACCAGAAGCCAGCCAGTAAGGCTGAAGCAG ACTCCATGAGGGGATACTTAACTCAGCTGAGACAAGAACTTGGTCAGAGAATTATTGAAGCTGTGTTTGATCCTCAGACAGATAAACCATCTAAG TGGTGGATGTGTTTTGTGAAGAGGAAGTTTATGGACAAGAGCCTCTCTGCACCTGGACAGTAA
- the LOC140951500 gene encoding TRPL translocation defect protein 14-like has product MISAVNGVQDMEELEGRKHVSRVYKVVLTGGPCAGKTTVQAMMSTFFENLGWKVYRVPEAATILLGGGVKFPDLDEEEVYRFQENLMKTLLQLEQTFFDLAASCRRNTLVISDRGAMDPSSYMSSEQWQRLLSNNDLNNVTLRDARYDQVIHLVSAAEGAEEFYITSNNHTRMEPVEQARKLDRITQQAWVGHPYVDVIDNSTNFNNKVRRAIEAVCTKLGLNIGDRLSPESIKRKFLVSSLPDKKAFPVFEDFDVIHDYLSSSDPKSQARLRKRGQNGHYTYMHTSRKETKINGQVVEVRTNLSSKDYERLYTQLDHSRQSVYKTRRCFLWNNQYFQLDIYSEPCHPRCKGLLILETYTTERGDGLKRPDFLDIVKEVTGDPFYSMFHLALKD; this is encoded by the exons ATGATTTCCGCTGTAAATGGTGTTCAAGACATGGAAGAGTTGGAAGGGCGAAAACATGTCAGCAGAGTTTATAAAGTTGTCCTGACTGGag GCCCTTGTGCAGGAAAGACAACAGTTCAAGCAATGATGTCcactttttttgaaaatcttggCTGGAAG GTTTACAGAGTTCCTGAAGCAGCTACCATACTACTTGG AGGTGGTGTCAAGTTTCCTGATCTTGATGAAGAAGAAG TGTACAGATTTCAGGAAAATCTTATGAAGACCTTGCTTCAGTTAGAGCAGACATTTTTTGACTTGGCAGCTAGCTGTAGGAGGAACACTTTAGTTATAAGTGACAGGGGAGCTATGGATCCTTCATCAT ACATGAGTTCAGAGCAGTGGCAAAGACTTCTTAGTAATAATGACTTGAATAATGTGACACTAAGAGATGCACGCTATGATCAAGTTATTCACTtg GTGTCAGCAGCAGAAGGTGCAGAAGAGTTCTATATTACATCAAACAATCACACACGAATGGAACCTGTGGAACAGGCCAGAAAATTGGACAGAATAACACAACAG GCATGGGTAGGGCACCCATATGTTGATGTCATTGACAACTCTACAAACTTCAACAACAAAGTCCGTCGTGCTATTGAA GCAGTTTGCACCAAACTGGGACTAAATATCGGAGATCGCTTGTCACCAGAGAGCATAAAGAGAAAGTTTCTGGTTTCATCTCTTCCAGACAAAAAG GCATTTCCTGTTTTTGAGGACTTTGATGTCATTCATGACTACCTGTCTTCATCAGACCCCAAAAGTCAAGCTCGTCTTAGAAAAAGAGGCCAGAATG GTCACTACACCTACATGCATACGTCAAGGAAAGAGACCAAGATCAATGGACAGGTTGTGGAAGTCCGAACTAATTTATCATCAAAGGATTATGAG AGGTTGTATACCCAGCTTGATCACTCTCGTCAGTCAGTGTACAAAACAAGAAGATGCTTCTTATGGAACAATCAATACTTTCAGTTGGATATTTATAGTGAACCGTGTCATCCAAG GTGTAAAGGGCTGTTAATCCTTGAAACATACACCACAGAAAGGGGAGACGGCTTGAAGAGGCCGGATTTCTTGGATATTGTAAAGGAAGTTACTGGAGACCCATTTTACTCCATGTTTCACTTAGCACTAAAGGACTAA
- the LOC140951501 gene encoding exonuclease V-like, whose product MAEFLEADETNCSSQDSIEVEIVSEEEFEAIDAAIQEAAMQEVEATSRKTRPGLLTPLDKFRGGLGYLSVSDLTAQFWCEQQMEYNFLAPEPKPETVQMQLGKDIHMARELELYDVVDIKIESKEDKWATRFLNCLNKMAFLDAQQTIRELPVFGEPFQLGVFVYGIIDELHFNEMGQLEISELKTRATNNSLPSKAQQNKNFLQAMLYSIMFNDLLEGKLATTTLLSKFNLNGLAALSEDVVKFANELRIPCAKLIQIADLMLSRFKTSNIPKISSVVVEYCSQFSHEEIHKTCLQLDESWAHSKLVTMLPYWKGERETIGVEIEEAWKCHRCEFADICTWRIKKDEECRKLK is encoded by the exons ATGGCCGAATTTTTGGAGGCTGATGAGACCAATTGTAGCAGTCAAGATTCAATTGAAGTTGAAATTGTTAGCGAGGAGGAGTTTGAAGCGATAGATGCTGCAATACAGGAAGCTGCCATGCAAG AGGTTGAAGCCACTTCCAGAAAAACTAGACCAGGACTTCTAACCCCTCTGGATAAGTTTAGAGGTGGTTTGGGATATCTAAGTGTCAGTGATTTGACAGCGCAGTTCTGGTGTGAGCAACAGATGGAGTACAACTTCTTGGCTCCAGAACCAAAACCAGAGACTGTACAAATGCAATTAGGCAAAGATATCCACATGGCAAGAG AGCTGGAGTTATATGATGTTGTGGACATCAAGatagaaagcaaagaagacaAGTGGGCAACCAGGTTTCTCAACTGCCTCAATAAAATGGCATTCTTAGATGCACAGCAAACAATTAGAGAGCTTCCAGTCTTTGGAGAACCCTTTCAATTGGGAGTATTTGTATATGGCATTATTGATGAATTACACTTCAATGAAATGGGACAACTTGAAATTTCAGAGCTGAAAACCAGAGCTACCAACAACAGCTTGCCGTCTAAAGCACAGCAGAACAAAAACTTCTTACAAGCTATGCTCTACAGTATCATGTTCAACGACTTGCTGGAAGGGAAGTTAGCTACTACCACACTTCtatcaaaatttaatttaaatggcCTTGCTGCTCTTTCAGAAGATGTTGTCAAATTTGCCAACGAATTGAGAATACCATGTGCTAAGCTCATCCAAATTGCTGACCTGATGTTAAGTAGATTCAAGACATCAAATATACCTAAAATCAGTTCTGTAGTAGTTGAGTACTGTTCTCAGTTTAGCCATGAAGAAATACACAAAACTTGTTTGCAACTGGACGAGAGTTGGGCACATTCTAAGCTGGTCACAATGCTACCATACTGGAAAGGAGAAAGAGAAACTATTGGAGTGGAAATTGAAGAAGCTTGGAAATGTCATCGATGTGAATTTGCAGACATTTGTACATGGAGAATAAAGAAAGATGAAGAGTgtaggaaattaaaataa